ggaactgccgcatcccctcctctccctctgggggttgagacctatacagttcctcatagaaggtcttgaacacctcatttatctttcctgcccttcgcaccgtgtctcccctttcgtctctaattcctctaaGTCTCTAATTTGTGGAGGCTTATCTACTTCAGTTACATGAGAAATGTTGCTGGACATTTCAGGGGGCCTCGTTCCTGCAGGGACTACTCTGTTCAGGAAGTTTCCTGCTGCTGTTGAATCAGACTCAGAGAAGGTTGAAGAGATCCCAGGTGTAGATGTAGTGGTCAGAATGCCATTAGAAGAAGAATCACTTTCCATCGTGCTGAGTGTTATCACAGAGGTTGAAATATAAGATTCAAGCATGGCTGGCAGGTGTTGATCACCAACTTTCAATAAACCCTCAAGTCTATCTACATATGGGGTATAGTCACTCGTTACGGTAGACAAATCCAGGTTTAAACCTGGTTGTGATTTTAATGACAAGCTATCAAAAATAGAAGTGACCTGAGAAATGGAACTAAGTATCAGATTAGTTGGTAAGGCAGGAAGAAATGATGTCTGTAAAATCTTTTCTTCTGTAACTTGCCAGAGATTTTTAAGGTTGTGCAGGTTGTCGGTCTCATTTGAAAATTTAAGCATAGTAAATTTATGAATATCAGAGGATCTTAAAACTAGTTCGGGCTGAAGGTTAACCGATGAAGAAATTGTCTCAAATTCATTGTGGTACATTCTAGTCATAAATGAAGAATGCAATATTACATTTCCATGAAGTTGTACAGGCTGCACCAATTCATTTTTATGAAGTAGAGACGGTCTTTTCTTTAAAGATGTCGGCTCTGGATACAAAGTGCTTCGATTATACATGGAAACAGAGACCTCCATTGTTCTGAGATAATTATGGGCAATGTCCTGTGGTGAGACTGATGGTGGTAACTGGATGACAGTAGGCGTAGGTTCTATTAAGCTGGTATCCATCATCTTGATGTTATCGACTATTTGAAGATATTTTAAGATACCTCCATGAGAATCTGAGGTCCTGTGCCAGTTAGTATGATCCATAATTTTGGAATTAGCACTAGGTTTGGAAAGCACTGTGCTTACAGTAGTTAAGTCTATTAGATGATTTTGAGAACTTGAGTTAAGAGGCAATTCTTGTGCAGTGGATATTAGTTCTTCTGTCAATGCCAGGATCAGTAGAACTAAATGCAAATAAGAATGAGATGTTACTTGAAATCAAGCAGCCCTGTACAACAATACATCATGTAATCATAGAATAATATGGCTATTTGGCCGATCATCCCTGTACTGGCTCAGAGGATGAATATCAAACAAATCCCACTCACCTGCTCTGGGAGCATCATTTCTGTAGCTCTGCAAACTGGCCTTCTGTAAGCACTGACTCAATTCCCTTTTAAAGTTTATTGTGATCCCAGGCTAGACCCCACCAGTGGCTAGGATActcgactgaaaccccaatattttagtttattttaaaactgtgcggaaagaatgattcgctcaatGATTGATTGCATGAGAAAattagggctttggtatttttaaaacaaaactttattataaatacactgttcaactttttaacttcacacccaaaaaagaGCAGCTTACAATTAACCCTTAATACCACTACTCAATTTTCCATTAaacaataagaaaataaacatacagctctcaatccagcttaaaccaGCATGGCATAAAGTAATACTTGCGTTACAGAACAGATTCTGACTCGTGTTGGAACCCTTTAAGAATCTGGTTGTTTCAACCTCTACCTTGTCTTCAGACAATACTGCTCTCCTTTAAAATGTTATTACGTTTTTTAAAAATATCTTACTGGTAAAGAAAATTGCTTTTTCTTGTGGTCTAAAAAGTCAAGagttgccagatcagacttcaaaTCCAAAAACATTTCTCAAAAAACATTTCTCcaaaactctctctctctgacggctTTCTCCAAAACGACCTCTCTGCACAGTTTCTgaaaatgtctctctgccttccttggctccacctAGCAATAGCCTCATCTCCCCAATCTAAAAAAaccaaatgatctctgcaggctgcaaagcacatcaaCTTCCCCGGGACTTCCCTAGGCAAACCACTGTGCATTATTAGCCCAGCCTGAAAAATGcattccttcatcaatttcacctgctggctgcAAAAACCACTCAGGCCCTGCAGAACAGAATTATTTTgaaacaaacacattctaaccccagcTCTTAACCCTTaaaattgcccactacatttataaCACAATTTTCCTAACAGCTTCCAATCGTCACAATATTTTCCAATCGTCACAAGTTACCAATgcatttggttttggcaaccttcaGGTAGTACATTCAGGTCATTAAAAACCCACTCTGTAAAATAAACATGCTTCCCCTTGTCTcctttgattcttttgccaatcacctgaaaTCTGTGGCCAGGATTTTCCGCACCAgatcagtgagggtgtgtttggtGGCACGACTGGAAAAAATCATGAGAGAGCCCTAGGCATGTTTCCTGACAGTGTAAATGCAGGAAAGGATTGtcctctcctcccccgcccccccatcaatGCCACTGAACATCAGAGCTGCGCAATTGGAAAAGCATTTAAAGATTGAGCATTTTTCCGCAGCTGTGACAGTTCAATTTCAGCTCCATTGCCATGCTTAGAGTCTGGCTTCTCAAGCAATTGTGGCCATTCAAGCAACACTAATTCCGGAGAGTGACGATCATTGTTCCTGCTGCATTAACCCCTAATACACACACTTTCGAATCAACCCAGTGTTATGGGGCTGCTGAACTATCGGGCGACTGGGCAAGTTTGAGAATCCTATTGcgacaggtcatagaatcatagaatttacagtgcagaaggaggccattgggcccatcgagtctgcaccggctcttggaaagagcaccctacccaaggtccacacctccaccctatccccataacccagtaaccccacccaacactaagggcaattttggccactatgggcaatttagcatagccaatccacctaacccgcacatctttggactgtgggaggaaaccggagcacccggaggaaacccacgcacacacggggaggatgtgcagactccgcacagacagtgacccaagccggaatcgaacctgggaccctggagctgtgaagcatttgtgctatccacaatgctaccgtgctgccccaggtgggTATTCACTGAGGGTGGCATTCCGAAAAACCAGCATTAGAGTTATAGGCTATGAATATTAACCTTCATGCTCCAAGCAAACTGCTCGGCCTGGCAGTGCAGGTTCAGCTAATGCTTGCGTTTGAGCTGAGAGCACAGGATGCAATTGAAAAGTAAAAGTTGCTGCCATTATATCATGACctccatctgcaacaatcacaggttcgcaCTAGCAACAATGGATgctacctttaaaaggtggagacggggtggggggggggggggtgggggtgggggggcgggaacacagttagggacttctacacggaTGACAGATTATCAACGCTCGAGAAGCTGACGGAGAGGTTTCAACTGCCCAATGGGAATGAACTACGACACTTACAAATCAAAATCTTCCTCCGTAAAGAAACAAAATACCCACGGACACCAGGACACTCACTGATAGATGAGCTGTTGGACACGGGCGACTTTAGGGGCGGGGGAACTGCAAAGACCTGTAAAGCCAACTATTAGAAGAGGCACATTACCCGCTGGATGAGGCAAGGGAAAAATGGAaggaagaactagggatagaaatagggtggggGTTCTAGAGCGAAGCACTGAATAGCGTAAATTCCACTTCCAAATGTGCCTAATGCAGCTGAGAGTGGTGTAGAGTGCATCCAAGCAGAACCCGAATGAGGTTctgccgg
The genomic region above belongs to Scyliorhinus torazame isolate Kashiwa2021f chromosome 6, sScyTor2.1, whole genome shotgun sequence and contains:
- the LOC140425798 gene encoding uncharacterized protein, encoding MGAAILDAIHHARLMGAAILGPLRSLPGAQLTQPYAGRRYLRPAYQLPSEARLHHARPVPAVPPRKVHDDRPDQRARDGLPFRLREHRQLHTPRYVLLILALTEELISTAQELPLNSSSQNHLIDLTTVSTVLSKPSANSKIMDHTNWHRTSDSHGGILKYLQIVDNIKMMDTSLIEPTPTVIQLPPSVSPQDIAHNYLRTMEVSVSMYNRSTLYPEPTSLKKRPSLLHKNELVQPVQLHGNVILHSSFMTRMYHNEFETISSSVNLQPELVLRSSDIHKFTMLKFSNETDNLHNLKNLWQVTEEKILQTSFLPALPTNLILSSISQVTSIFDSLSLKSQPGLNLDLSTVTSDYTPYVDRLEGLLKVGDQHLPAMLESYISTSVITLSTMESDSSSNGILTTTSTPGISSTFSESDSTAAGNFLNRVVPAGTRPPEMSSNISHVTEVDKPPQIRDLEELETKGETRCEGQER